The Tissierellales bacterium genome contains the following window.
AAAGCTTTTCAGAAAGATATGCAATTTTTTATAGAAAAACTTGAAGAAGAGTTTCCTAAAGTTTTTACTTCTAAAGAATATGAAGAAAAGAAAAATAATATATATGTTGAATATGATAAATTGATGAATGATGCAATTGGAGATTTAAATGAATTATCAGCCCCATATGAATTTGAGTTTCAAATGACTGAAAATGGTTTGATATCATATCCACTAAAGGATGATCATCCTTTAACACAAAAAGAAATGGGTGAAATGGATGATGACGAAATTGCAGAACTGCGTGATAGGTCGCTACAGTTAAATTCAGTAGTATATGAATCTGTAAAAGCACTAAAAAATTTAGAAGTAGAGCTTAGACAAAAAATAAAAGAATTGACTGAAAAAATGGCATTAGATCATATAGGATTGCACTTAGAAAATATATATGAGTCTTATAAAGGCAATAAAAAAATAGAGCAATATTTAAAGTCAACATCGTCAGATATAATAGAAAATATAAAAAATTTCACATCTAACGAAGTAGCAGATCAAAAAGAAGCGTATATGAGAGAGTTATTTTTTACAAGGTATGAGGTTAATTTATTTATAGATAATAGCAAACAGGAAAATGCACCAGTAATAAAAGAACTAAACCCAAATTACTATAATTTGCTAGGTAAAATAGAGTATGTTAATGAAAATAATTATTATAGAACTGATCACACTAGAATAAAGCCAGGAAGCTTGCACACGGCTAATGGCGGCTATATAATACTCCAAGCAAAAGATTTATTGGTAAGTCCATATGCATGGGCTGGTCTTAAACGTGCTCTAGTGTCTAACGAAATACAAATAGAGAATATAGCAGCTAAAGGAACTGTTTTGGCTGAAACAATAAAACCAGAGCCGATTCCTATAGATACGAAGATTATAATAATAGGAGATACAAGGACATACCAGACATTATTTTACTATGACGAAGATTTTAAAAAACTATTTAAAATTAGAGCTGATTTTGACGTAGACTTGGATAGATCAGAACAAAATATGAAAAAGATTGCAACGTTTGTTTCAGGTCATTGTAAGCAAAAAGATATAATGAAATTTTCAAGAGATGCATTGGCTAGATTAGTTGAGTATAGTTCAAGATTAGCGTCTAGTCAGGATAAATTGACGGCTCATTTTAATGAGTTGGTTGAGACGATTTATGAAGCTGAGGCACTTGCTGATTTTTCTGGAGCAGAAATTGTTACGGAAGAATATATAGACAAGGCAATACATGAAAAGAATCAAAGAAACAATAAATACGAGGAACATCTATTAGAGATGATAGATAAAGAAATTATAATGATAGAGACTGATGGAAGTGAAATTGGTCAAATAAATGGACTAGCGGTTATAGATTCGGGCCAATATTCATTTGGTAGACCTAGTAAAATAACTGCATCTACATTTGCTGGAGAAGATGGCATACTCAATATTGAAAGAGAAGTAAATCAAAGTGGAGATATACATGACAAAGGAATGCTCATATTACAGGGGTACATGGGAGATAGATTTGCTCAAGGGTTACCACTTTCGCTAACAGCAAGCATAACGTTTGAACAATCATATAGTATGATTGATGGAGATAGTGCTTCTAGTACAGAACTTTATTCATTATTATCAAGTTTGTCAGAGATTCCTATAAGACAGTCCATAGCGGTTACGGGAAGCGTAAATCAAAAGGGTTATATACAGCCGATTGGAGGAGTAAACGAAAAAATAGAAGGTTTCTACAAGGTTTGTAAGCTTAAGGGTCTAAATGGACATGAGGGGGTTATGATTCCTCATCAAAATGTTCAAGATTTGATGCTATCAGATGAAGTGATAGATGCTGTAGAACGTGGTGAATTCCACATATACGCAGTGACAACTATTGATGAAGGGATAGAACTTCTTACTGGAGTAGAAGCTGGAGAAAAAAATGATGAAGGTGAGTATCCAGAGGGTACAATAAATTATTTAGTTCAGAAAAAGTTAGAGTACTATGCAAATTTGAGAAAAGATTATTAATTTTGTTTTATCTGTCAAAACGGCCTATAGATTTTGTATATATTGTCAATAGAGATTTTATTAAGTGTAATGTAAAATATTACTAAAGATATAAACAAGAACTGGAGGGCTTAATATGGCAGGATTGGTATTAAAAAATATTGAGAAAATCTATCCTGGAGATGTGAAAGCGGTAGATGATTTTAATTTAAAGATTGAAGATAAAGAGTTTATTGTGTTTGTAGGACCATCAGGGTGTGGGAAATCTACAACTTTGAGAATGATAGCTGGTTTGGAAGAAATTAGTGGTGGTGAACTTTATATTGATGATGAATTAATGAATGAGGTTCCGCCAAAAGATCGAAATATTGCTATGGTATTCCAAAATTATGCGCTTTATCCTCACATGACAGTTTATGATAACATGGCTTTTGGATTGAAACTTAGAAAAGTGTCAAAAAGTGAAATAGATGAAAAGGTGAAATCAGCAGCTAAGATATTAGGACTAGAAGAATATCTTAGCCGAAAGCCGAGAGCGTTGTCAGGTGGACAGAGGCAGCGTGTTGCGCTTGGAAGAGCATTAGTTAGAAATCCTAAGGTGTTTTTACTTGATGAACCTTTGTCAAACTTGGATGCAAAACTTAGAGTTCAAACGCGTACAGAAATATCTAAACTTCATAAAAAGCTTGAAACAACATTTATATATGTAACGCATGACCAGACAGAGGCTATGACCATGGCTGATAGAATTGTAGTAATGAAAGATGGTGTTATGCAACAAGCGGCAACGCCTAAAGAAGTTTACGATAACCCAGCTAATATGTTTGTCGCAGGTTTTATTGGAAGTCCACAGATGAATTTTATATCAGCTGAAATTAGTGGATCATCAGTTGAGAATTGTAAAATTAATTTTGGAGATGTTTCTTTTGAAGTACCTAAAGGAAAAGCAGAAACTGTAGTTGAGAAGGGTTACCTAGGGAAAAAGGTTTTTTTAGGAATTAGACCAGAGCATTTGCATGAAGAGCAGGCATTTATAGATTTATCAAGAGACTCTGTGATGAAGGTAAAGGTTGATGTGGTTGAAATGATGGGGTCTGAATCTTACTTGTATATAGATGTTTATGGTAATAGAGGAATTGCAAGGGTGGACTCTAGATTTTCTCCGGCTATGGGTGAAGTTATAGAATTAGCAATTGACAAAAATAGAATTAAGTTATTTGATGCAGATACTGAGGAAAGTATAATATAAGCTATGGGGCATTGAGTTCGCAATTTTACAAGGCCCCTACCTCATGCTAGCGAGAGAGAAATCTCTCGCTTTTTTTTATTTTCATAAAATAAAAAGCTTTACAACTTTATCAAACTAAAGTATAATTAGATTCATAGTTTAGTTCACTAAAGTAAAAAGGGGGGATGACTATGGACCATCATCATTCTATTATAAAAAGAATTGTAGAAGACAAACATAAAAATGGAGGAATTGAAAATGAAAAAGATATTAGTATTAGTCATCGCAGCGATGATTGTTTTGGGGTTAGCAGGATGTAGTGGAAATACATCTAAAGTTGGAATAGAAGCGATAAAGGAAAAAGGTAAAATAGTGGTAGGTTTGGATGATAATTTTCCACCTATGGGATTTGTAGATGAAACTGGAGAAATAGTTGGTTTTGATATAGATTTGGCAAAAGCTGTTGGAGAGAAACTTGGCGTTGAAGTTGAATTTAAGCCAGTTGAATGGGATGGCATTATATTATCGCTTATAAATAAAGATATAGATTTAATTTGGAATGGGCTCACTATAACAGAAGAGAGAAAAAAGAAAATAGGATTTTCAGGAGCATATATGGCGAATAAACAAATTGTTGTTGTAAATGGAGATTCAAAAGTAAATAGTTTGAAAGATTTGAGTGGGAAAATTGTTGCAGCACAGCTTGAAAGTAGTAGTTCGGAAGCTATAGATTCAAAGGCTGGTTTTAAAGAATCACTAAATGATGTAAAGTATTATCCTACGAATACAGAAGCGTTCATGGATTTGCAAATTGGAAGAGTAGATGCGCTTGTGGTGGATGAAATTTTGGGAAGATATTACATTGAACAATCAGAATCTGATTTCAAAGTTCTTGAAGAGGATCTTGGAAAAGAGTTGTACGGAATTGGTATGAGAATGGAAGATGATACTCTAAAAAAAGAAATTGATAAGTACTTGAAAGAGCTGAAAAAAGAAGGAAAATCGAAAGAGATTTCAGAAAAATGGTTTGGAGAAGATATAGTATTGACGGAGGCAGAATAAATGAATGAAGTAATTCAAACAATACAATTCATGATAAAGGGCGTTGGCTTAACGACAGCCCTTTATCTATTTACAATATTAGGAGCATATCCACTTGGAATAGCTCTGGCATTTTTAAGGAAAAGAGAAAATAAAATAGTAGAGAACATTATATTTTTATATACATGGCTTTTTAGAGGAACGCCACTTCTATTGCAATTATTTTTTGTTTATTTTGGTTTACCTGCTATAGGAATTCGTTTAGGAGCTTTTCAATCGGCATTGCTGGCTTTTGTTTTGAACTACGGAGCTTATATGACGGAAATTATAAGAGGCGGTATAAACGCTATAGACAAAGGTCAATGGGAAGCTGCCAAAGTATTAAAATTATCTAAAAAAACTTTGTATATGAAAATAATATTACCTCAAGCTATTAAGAATTGTTTACCTTCTATAGCAAATGAATCTATAACACTGGTAAAAGATACAGCGTTAGTCGCAGCTATAGGTATGGGAGATGTCCTAAGAGCTGCAAAACAAGTAGTTACTAGAGACATAGTTATATATCCATTTATACTTGCGGCAGTGTTCTATTTGATTTTTACAGCTATAGTAGTTTTTGGATTTAAGAAAATTGAAAAATATTATGAAAAATGGGGTTAAAATATGATTAAATGTAGAAATGTAAGCAAAAAGTATGATTCGTTAGAGGTGCTTAAAGCTATAAATTTGGATATAAAAAAAGGAGAAATAGTATCTATTATAGGGCCATCTGGATCGGGGAAAAGTACATTGCTTAAAGTTATAGCTAGTCTTGAGAGTATAGATAGTGGGATCATTGAAACTAATGGTTCTTTAGGGATGGTATTTCAAAACTATAATTTATTTAAAAATATGGATGCAATAGAAAATATAACTATTGGTCTTAAAGACGTGAAAAAAAATACTAGTGAAGAAGCGCTATTAATTGCAAGAGATTCACTAAAGAAGGTTGGTTTAGCGGATAGAGAAAATCATTATCCGAATCAACTTTCAGGTGGTCAAAAACAGAGGTTGTCTATAGCGAGATCTCTTGCTATGTCGTCGGATATAATATTATTTGATGAGCCTACTGCGGCATTAGATCCAGAACTTACTCAAGAGGTTTTGCAAACAATTAAATCGTTAGCTGATGAAGGTCTTAGCTTAGTTATAGTAACCCATGAAGTTGAATTCGCAAAGGCAATTTCTGATAGAATAATATTTATGGAAGATGGCGAAATAATAATGGATGCGCATATAGATGAAATAAGCTATAATAGTAGTGATAGGATTAGAGAATATTTGAAAATTTAATTCTATCAACTAGAAAATTTAGAAATGAGGAATTAAATGGAAGCGAATGTTAAAATTTCTTATGCAAAATTATTGCTTATTGTAATTGTAGGTATTATATTTTTCAATGTCGTAAATGATGCGGAAAAGTTTAGATGGCTTATGAGTATATTGACTCCACTACTTACTGCATTTGCTATTGCGTATTTACTAGATCCTATGGTTAGCTTTTTTATGAGAAACTTGAAGGTATCAAGAGGAATAAGTATAGCGTTGACTACAATAATAGTTATAGGTGTAGTCTTCTTTTTAGTTATGATAGGATTACCATATTTGGCTAAAAGTTTAACTGATTCTTTCAATGCACTATCTTCTTATATGGGGCAAGTTGATGAGATACTAACTAAGGTGGAAACTTCCTTTAATAGACCAGAAGTTTATCAAATAACAGCGAAGATACGAGTGTATATAGATAAATTTGCAGAATCTGTGGGGACGTGGGTACCTGATATTGCGCCGCTTGTGCTTAATAAAGCTTTGAATTTTACACTTAGTGTTTTTGGTGTAGTTATCAGTTTTTTCTTGGCTATATACATGTTGGTAGATAAATCAGATTTGATGGCACGAGTGAAGCGGTTTATTTATGCGTTTAAGAAAAAAGAGTCTGCTGATCAATTTATGAATACTTTGGAAGAAGCAAATGATATTTTTTCTAAATTCTTAGTGGGGAAATTCATAGACTCTCT
Protein-coding sequences here:
- the ugpC gene encoding sn-glycerol-3-phosphate ABC transporter ATP-binding protein UgpC, whose amino-acid sequence is MAGLVLKNIEKIYPGDVKAVDDFNLKIEDKEFIVFVGPSGCGKSTTLRMIAGLEEISGGELYIDDELMNEVPPKDRNIAMVFQNYALYPHMTVYDNMAFGLKLRKVSKSEIDEKVKSAAKILGLEEYLSRKPRALSGGQRQRVALGRALVRNPKVFLLDEPLSNLDAKLRVQTRTEISKLHKKLETTFIYVTHDQTEAMTMADRIVVMKDGVMQQAATPKEVYDNPANMFVAGFIGSPQMNFISAEISGSSVENCKINFGDVSFEVPKGKAETVVEKGYLGKKVFLGIRPEHLHEEQAFIDLSRDSVMKVKVDVVEMMGSESYLYIDVYGNRGIARVDSRFSPAMGEVIELAIDKNRIKLFDADTEESII
- a CDS encoding amino acid ABC transporter substrate-binding protein, whose protein sequence is MKKILVLVIAAMIVLGLAGCSGNTSKVGIEAIKEKGKIVVGLDDNFPPMGFVDETGEIVGFDIDLAKAVGEKLGVEVEFKPVEWDGIILSLINKDIDLIWNGLTITEERKKKIGFSGAYMANKQIVVVNGDSKVNSLKDLSGKIVAAQLESSSSEAIDSKAGFKESLNDVKYYPTNTEAFMDLQIGRVDALVVDEILGRYYIEQSESDFKVLEEDLGKELYGIGMRMEDDTLKKEIDKYLKELKKEGKSKEISEKWFGEDIVLTEAE
- a CDS encoding amino acid ABC transporter ATP-binding protein; its protein translation is MIKCRNVSKKYDSLEVLKAINLDIKKGEIVSIIGPSGSGKSTLLKVIASLESIDSGIIETNGSLGMVFQNYNLFKNMDAIENITIGLKDVKKNTSEEALLIARDSLKKVGLADRENHYPNQLSGGQKQRLSIARSLAMSSDIILFDEPTAALDPELTQEVLQTIKSLADEGLSLVIVTHEVEFAKAISDRIIFMEDGEIIMDAHIDEISYNSSDRIREYLKI
- a CDS encoding AI-2E family transporter, which translates into the protein MEANVKISYAKLLLIVIVGIIFFNVVNDAEKFRWLMSILTPLLTAFAIAYLLDPMVSFFMRNLKVSRGISIALTTIIVIGVVFFLVMIGLPYLAKSLTDSFNALSSYMGQVDEILTKVETSFNRPEVYQITAKIRVYIDKFAESVGTWVPDIAPLVLNKALNFTLSVFGVVISFFLAIYMLVDKSDLMARVKRFIYAFKKKESADQFMNTLEEANDIFSKFLVGKFIDSLIIGIICFLVLFIFKIPNGALISTIVGITNMIPYFGPFIGAVPSVLITLLIDPIKALWLMIIIFALQQFDGLYLGPKILGDRVGVRPFWILLAVTLGGKVMGVVGMLLGVPFVVLIKSILERKIKSRLEKLEMSDFCEDDLLDKKEKFKAIKKIIVKK
- a CDS encoding AAA family ATPase, whose translation is MNKKLELKPGQLKLRCDPNIFEEELLCRELEETEIIGQKRAVKSLAFGFRIKRKGYNIFVTGLPGTGRNSYVYALASTFAKQSHTPDDWIYVYNYEKPEKPKAINLEAGKGKAFQKDMQFFIEKLEEEFPKVFTSKEYEEKKNNIYVEYDKLMNDAIGDLNELSAPYEFEFQMTENGLISYPLKDDHPLTQKEMGEMDDDEIAELRDRSLQLNSVVYESVKALKNLEVELRQKIKELTEKMALDHIGLHLENIYESYKGNKKIEQYLKSTSSDIIENIKNFTSNEVADQKEAYMRELFFTRYEVNLFIDNSKQENAPVIKELNPNYYNLLGKIEYVNENNYYRTDHTRIKPGSLHTANGGYIILQAKDLLVSPYAWAGLKRALVSNEIQIENIAAKGTVLAETIKPEPIPIDTKIIIIGDTRTYQTLFYYDEDFKKLFKIRADFDVDLDRSEQNMKKIATFVSGHCKQKDIMKFSRDALARLVEYSSRLASSQDKLTAHFNELVETIYEAEALADFSGAEIVTEEYIDKAIHEKNQRNNKYEEHLLEMIDKEIIMIETDGSEIGQINGLAVIDSGQYSFGRPSKITASTFAGEDGILNIEREVNQSGDIHDKGMLILQGYMGDRFAQGLPLSLTASITFEQSYSMIDGDSASSTELYSLLSSLSEIPIRQSIAVTGSVNQKGYIQPIGGVNEKIEGFYKVCKLKGLNGHEGVMIPHQNVQDLMLSDEVIDAVERGEFHIYAVTTIDEGIELLTGVEAGEKNDEGEYPEGTINYLVQKKLEYYANLRKDY
- a CDS encoding amino acid ABC transporter permease, encoding MNEVIQTIQFMIKGVGLTTALYLFTILGAYPLGIALAFLRKRENKIVENIIFLYTWLFRGTPLLLQLFFVYFGLPAIGIRLGAFQSALLAFVLNYGAYMTEIIRGGINAIDKGQWEAAKVLKLSKKTLYMKIILPQAIKNCLPSIANESITLVKDTALVAAIGMGDVLRAAKQVVTRDIVIYPFILAAVFYLIFTAIVVFGFKKIEKYYEKWG